Sequence from the Microbacterium faecale genome:
CGGCCGTTGTACGACGTCGTCACGTCGACCGCGACGTTCTTCGCGTGCGTCGTACCTGGAGCGCGGAAGATCTGCGGTTCGAACGGCTGCCCGTACGGGCGCACAGTCTCCGCGGTGCCGGGCTCGCCCGTCCGCGTGCCCTCGCCGTCGACCGACGTCACGGCGCGGATCGAAACAGTCGTATCCTCACCGTTCGTGGCCGGGAGGGTCGCCTTGGCCTTGCCATCGCCGACCGAGAAACCGTTCGGGAGGCCTCGCCAATCGCCGCCGTTGACCCGGTACTGGTACCGCACCTGGTCCTGGCGCACGCCGTTCGGGTCCGCCTGCTTCCATCGCGCCTCGATCGCATTGTCGAGTGGCTTCGCGGCGACACCGGTCACGGGTCCGGGAGGCGAGTAGGAGCGGATCGGCGAGCTCTTCTCGCTGAAGCCGCCGCGCCCCTCGCGGTTGGTCGCCGCGACAGAGAATCGATAGTCGGAGGCAGAGTTCGGCAGCACGATCGTGTGCTTCGGACCGTCATTCGGGACCTCGACGCGGCGAACCACGTCGCTGCCCTGGTGCACGCGGATCGTCCACTGCGAGATCCCGTCGCCGCCGTTGCTCTTGCCCGTCTTCCACGTCAGGCGGAACTCGTTCTCGCCGTAGGGCTGGTCGGTGCGCTCGATCGCCGGTGGCTGCGGCGCGTCCGGCACCGTCGCCGGCTTCTCGAACGCCGACCACGGACTCCACGCCCACTCCCCCGCGGCGCGCACATCCGCACGGTTCGTCGCGGCGACCTGGAACCGGTAGCGCGTGCCGTTCGTGAGCCCCTCGAAGATGCGGCGCGTCGCCGTGGATCCGTCGAACTCGTGCAGCGTGACCTGCGTGCCGTCGTCGACGCGCACGAGGTACCCCGTGATCGCGGACCCCTCGTTCTCCGGGGTGTTCCACGCGATCCCGAGGCGCTGGTTCCGATCACCCGGTTCGAGCGTGAAGGACGGCGCCGCCGGTGCCGTCGGCTTGACGTCGGGGCGCACGACCCGGCTGCGGTCCGACACCGGCGAGGGGCCGACGTCGTTGATGGCGGTGACCTGGAACTGGTATTCGCGGTCGTTCACGAGGCCGCCGAGCTCGCAGACCGTCGCCTTACAGGTCTTCGTGTAGCCGCTGCCGAGGTAGTCCTCGACGAGGTACTCGGTGATCTCGGATCCGTTGTTCGAGGGAGCCGTCCAGGTGAGCGTCGCCGTGCGGTTGCCGATCTGGGTCGCGTTCGGCGTGCCGGGCTGGTCGGAGACACCGAGAACGGTCGCGGTGATGCGTCCCTGCACGTATCGATCCGGATCCTCGGTGATGTCGCCGATCGTGTAGCGCGCCGTCACGTACCCGTGGAAGTCCTCGTCGGGCGTCAGCGTCACGCTGCCCTCCTCGACCTGGATGGATGCCTCCCCCGACTCGATCTCGGCGTCGACGATGCTCAGCGGACCCTCGTCCTCGAACGGGTTCGTGTCGTTCTCGAGCACGGGCACGACCACCGGTTCGCCCTGGTGCACTTCGCCGAGCTTGTCGTCGTTAGCGGCGGGCAGCGGGCGGCTCGACGCCGCCACCGCGACGTGCACCTGCCCGACGACGGGGTCCGCCTCGCCGTCGTCGACCAGGACGTCGATCGTCGCGTCATCGCCGCGCGAGTCGGGGCCTGCTTCGACCGTGAGCGATGCGCCCTCGAGCGTCGCCGTCATGCCGTTCGGCACCGCGCCTGGGTCCGCGAGCGAGAACGACAGGTCGTCCTCGTCGATGTCGAACGCGCGCTGCGCGAGGTCGAGTGTGACGGGGCCGTCGCCGGCGCCGATCGTCGTCGACGTGTTCGTGAACTCCGGCGACTCGTTCCGCGGCTCGGTGACGGTGATGGGGATCGTCAGCACGGAACGGCGGCCGGTCGGATCGTCGGGGCCGGCGCCGTCCGTCACTTCGAAGGTGATGTCGTCGGTGCCTTCGTAGCGGTACACCGACCGGTACTGCAGCGTCTGCGGGTCCATCACGAGCGAGTCGCCGTTGCCGTGCTTGACGGAGACGCCGTCGGCAGACACCACGCGCGGCTCGCGGCCTTCGGCGACCTGAACGTAGTCGGCGAGCGGGATCTCGACGATCGTGTCGCTCTGGACGACGATCTGCGCGCCCTCTCTGAGAACGGGGCGCAGGTCGTCCTTCGCGGGCACGATGAGGAAGGCCGAGGCCTCGCCGCCGTCGACGTCTGTGACGGTGTACGGAATCGCGCGGCGGCGGTCCTCGATCGCGACGCGGACCGTGCCGGTGCCGTCATCCGAGAGCTTCTCGACGCCGGCGATGTCCAATTCGAGCTTGTCGACGGTTCCGTCGGGATCCTCGTCGTTCTCGAACAGCGCGATGTCGGCCGTGAAGTCGCTCGTCACGTCGTCGATGAGGACGCGGTCGTCGCGCGCTATGGGCGCCTCGAGCGGCACGTCGTCTGCGACCGTGACCTGAACGACGCCCTGGGCGGCGTTGCCCTTCTCATCCTCGATCGTGTACTGGAGCTGCCCGGACCCCTCGTCGTTCGGCGCCGTGACGATCACGCGGTCCTTCGACGTCACGGCCGTCAGGTCGCCGCCGAGGACCTCGACCGAGTCGGGCACGAGGCCGATCTGGTCGCCCTCGGGGTCGGCGTCGTTCGCGAGGACGGGGACCGAGACTGTCCGTCCCGTGCGCATCGCGACCTCGTCACTCATCGCGTGCGGCGCCTGGTTGACCTCCGGCGGCGGAGCGATTCCCACCCGCACGGTGCCGATCGATTCGGCGCCGAACGTGTCGACGACGCGGTACTCGAACGCGTCGACACCCGACGCTCCACGGTCGGCCTCGTAGGTGAGATGACCCGCCCCGGTCTCGGTGACGCGGCCCTTCTGCGGCGCGGACGAGATGCCGACGAGATCGACAGAGTCGCCGTCCGGGTCGATACGTTCGAGCGGGATCTCGATGCGCGCCTGGGCACCCGCGATCGCGCGACCGGTCACCGCCTCGGGAACGGGCGCGGAATTGTTGTCCTCGTTCCAGGGCGTGATGTTGATCGTCAATGAGGCGGCGTCGCGCTGCCCCTTACTGTCGACGATGCTGTAGACCGCGGAGACCTGGCCCTCGGCGTCGGGCGCCGCACGAAAGCGCACCTCGTCCTGGGACACGAACAGGTCGCCCGCATCGCCGTCCGGGCGTTCGACGAACTCCGGCGAGACCGAGAACGTATCGCCGTTGGGGTGCGAGTCGTTCGCGGTGACGGGGACCGTGACGATGTCCCCCGCGCGGACCGTCGCGGTGTCATCGACCGCGATCGGGGGGCGCACCTTGTCCGTCGCGGGAACCGGCACCACGACGATTTCGCCGTTCGCGGCGCGATCGCCGTTGTGGATCCGGTAGTTCACGATGACCTGCTCGCCGAGCATGGCGGTGTCGGTCAGCTGGACCGTCGACTGCCCGAGGACCGCAGCCGAGACGCCGGACCCGCCGGGCGCTTCGACGGACTGGACGACGAGCACGCCGGCCGCCGGGTCGTGGTCGTTCTGCAGGACGTCGATGAGGACTTCGCCGCCGCCCGGGAGGTAGGCGATGTCTCGCACAGCGACGGGATCGCCGGCGTTGCCGTCTTCGCGCTCGAGCACGTCGACGCGTACGAGGCCGGCCGCCGATTGCGCGCCGGCCGACGCGGTGTAGTCGAGATAGTAGGTGCCGGGGGTCTCCCCCGTGATGGAGAACGTGCGCCCCTGCGCGTCGATCTGCGGCGAGACGCCGGCGGTCTCCGACACCTGCGAGAGCATGAGGTCTTCGCTCGCCGCGTTGACGTCATTCAGCAGGGGCTCGACCGTCGCCATCTCGCCCGCGTAGAACGCGACATGATCGGCGTTGGTCACGGGGCGGACCGTGCCCACGGGGCGCACGTCGAGGCTCAGCGTGCCGGTTGCCGAGGCCGTGCCGTCGGAGACGGTGACGTCGACCTCGAGCGGCCCCTGGTATGGCGAGAGCGAGCGGTAGGTGACGCGACCGTCAGCCGTGAAGTCGACTTCGTCGCCCTCGGCCGGAACGACGTTCGCGAGGTAGACGTTGTCGCCGTCGGGGTCGATCCAGTCGGGCAGCACGTTGTAGGTGACCGAACCGCCGGTTTCGACGGCGACCGTCGGGCGCAGGTCCTTCTGCTCGGGCGGCGCGTTCTCGTCGGCGTCGCGAACGCTGATCTCGACGCGCGCGCTGTCCGTGCCGCCGCGCCCGTCATCGACCGTGTACGCGAACGACGCCGAGGCGCCTTCGGAGTCCTCCGGCATCGTCAGCTGCAGCGCCTGGCCGTCCTGCACCACCTGCACGCGGCCGGATTCGGGCTGGTCGTCGATCGTGATCGTGAGGACGTCGCCGTCCTCGTCCGAGTCGTTGTCGAGCACGGGGAGCACGGAGGACCGGCCGGCGCGCGCGCCGTACTCGTCGTCTTCCGCGACCGGGGGTGTGTTCTCGGCCGTGCGCTCAGGCGGCTGGATCTCGGCTTCGTCGGTGTGGGTGACCTCGTCGGAGTCTTGGCCGTCGCCCTCGGGCGGCGTCAGGTCATCCCAGTTGTTGATGACCTGCATCGCGTCGGACGCGAGCCACGACGTGCCAGCCGACGCGTCGTTCAGGGCCACCTCGCTGCCGTTCGTCCGGAAGACGAGACCGTCGTCCGACGCGCCCTCCACGGTCTGGGCGAGATCGTCTGCGGCTCCGGCGCAGTCTCGGCGGACCTGGTGGGTGCCCTGCCACGCGGCGTACGCACAGCCGTCGACGACGATCGGCTCGGCCGGGGCGCTGGCCGACCCCCCGTTCGACGTGCGCTGCGGCTCGGATCCGTCCAGCGGCACCGAGACGAGCGAGCTCGCCGTCGCGACGTGAACGGCGTCGCTGGCGTCGGCATCGGCCGCGAGTCGAGCCGAGTCGCCCTCGCCGATCTCGGTCGCGAGCCCGTCGGTCGAGTGCACGGTCCCCGTGGCTTCGTCGAGGAGGATCGCTGTGGATCCCACCGACGAGATCTGGATGTCGCTCTCGGAGATGCCCTCGAGCCGCCGCTGGTCGGGTTCGCCGCTCGCGGATCCGTCGGATCCGGTCTCGATCGTCGTGAGGAGGCCGCTGCCCGGCGCGTACGCGTACACCGTGCCGTCGGTTCCGACGGTCACGACGGCCGTCGTGCCGACCTCCACGACGGGTTCGGCCTCTTCGGCGTCGAAGGCGCCGATCTCGTCGACGGGCAGCACGTGGAGCGCGCCCGTGTCACCCGCGAGGAGCGCAACGGTGTTACCGCCCCGTTGCACGGTGGACCCGGCCGGCACCTGGACATGCCCGTCGAGGACCATGCTCGCGCCGTTCACACGCGCGATCTTGTCGTCGCCGTGATCGAAGATCACGACATCATCGCCGCGCTGCATGACGTCGACCTGATCGTTCGTGATGCCACGCAGCTGGCCGTCGAGCAGGGCCGACGACGCGTTGAGGTGACCCATGACCTCGCTCGACGTCTTGGTCACCCAGACGCTGCCAGCGTCCAGCTCGACCTCAGCCGAGGGGTTGCCGTCATACGCGACCGCGAAGCCCGCGAGCGTGACGGACGCGGCGACCACAATGGCCGCGCCGGCGAGAGCGCCACGGCGCTCGTTCGCCCAGCCCATGAAACTCATTGAGCCGCTTCCCCCAGGCAGTCGCGTGCGATCCGTCTATCAAACTCGCCCATCTTATCGATAGCGACATTCCGAACACTGAGAGCATTCGTAGCTCGCGCCCGTCGCGACGAGGCCGAGCGCTCTGGATCAGCGAGAGGAGTCGGCGCCCGCGGCGTCGTCGCCGGCGTCCGTGTCGTGCGCGTCACCGCTCGCGTTCTCGCCGTCACCGGCTGCGGCGTCGCGATCGCGCAGCAGGACGGGGCCGTCCTTCGGGTCGGTGACCTCGCGCGGATCCACGACGAGCAGCAGCAGCGCGAGCATGAGCACGACGACGATGAAGGTGATGCCCGCGACGATCGCGGCGAGGCGCCACGCGTTGCCGACGACCTCCGCACCGGCCCCGGTGAAGGCGCCGGTCGACAAGGCGGTGACGAATCCGGCGAACAGCGCTGCGACGAATGACCAGCCGAGGAGGTGCACAGGCTTCATGAGATCGCGGCGCGTGGGCTTGTCGGTCATGCGGGTTCCTTTGTGGCGACGGGGGTGCGAGCTGCCGGCGAGAACGCGCCGATGCCGAGGTAGACGGCGATGACGGCGGCCCAGCCGCCGAACAGTCCGACGCCGATGATCGTGCCCGTGAGCGTGAACCAGCTGTTGGCCTCGGCGACGAAGTAGTCGAGCGCATACCCGGGCGAGACGAGCAGCGAGGCGATCGCGAGCACGCAGGTGAGGACGCCGACCGTGATCGTGTCGCGTGCGTCGACGGATCCGGCCCGCCGCGCGACGAGTCCGCCAGCGAGCTCGACGATGCCGGCCGACGCCGCCCAGATCAGCAGCGCGAGATGGAAGCGCTCCGCGGCCGGTCCCGGCAGCATGAACGCGAGGGCGGCGCCCCCGACGTATGCGACGGCCAGCAGCAACCGCGCGACATCGCCGCGGCGCAGCACGAGCTCGATGACGAGGATGACGGCGGTCGCGAGAGCGAACGACTGGAAGACGGCGAGTGAGAAGTCGCCCGTGCGCGCCTGCGTGAACGTCACGATCGCCGCCGCGACGGCCGCGACAACCGCCCGCAGCACCATCAGCGTTCTGCTGGCGCTGGGCTGCAGGGAACGGGGCATGCGGATCCTTGTGACGATGGAAGGGGGCTGTCCCATCCTATTCCGCCCCACCTGAGAGGGGTCAGGCCACCCTGCGCCCTGCCGCCAGGCGCACGATCCGATCGGACGCGGCGGTGTCGGCCTCGTCGTGCGTGACCCACGCGACCGCGCGACCGCGCGCCGTCTCCCTACGGAGGAGCTCGCGCACGCTCCGTCGGCCCTCGGAATCGAGCCCCGCCGTCGGCTCGTCGAGGAGCATGATGCCGGCGTCGCGAACGATCGCCTGCGCGATGAGCGCACGCTGGCGCTGACCCCCCGAGAGCGCGTGAATCGGTCGGCGCGCGAACGCCGACAGCCCGACGCTGCAGAGCGCGGCGTCCACCGCCCGTCGCGATGCGCGCCGCGCGGTGCGAGCACCCCACGTCCCTATCGCGACCGTCTCGCGCACGGTGATCGGCAACCTCTCCGGGATCCGGCTCCGCTGCACGACGAGGGCGACGGACTCCGAACGTTCGACGCTGCCCGAGCGCGGCGGGCGCAGGCCGGCGAGGATCTCGATGAGCGTCGACTTCCCGGATCCGTTCGCACCGACGATCGCCGTCAGGCTCCCGGCACATAACTCGATGCCGACGTCGTGGAGAACGTCCGGCCCGTCGAAGGCAAAACAGAGGCCGGAGGCCCGAACGAGAATCTCGCGAGACATTTCTCCACCTTAATTGATATTCATTCTCATTATCAGGTAGCGTCGACGATCGTGATCCTTCTCGAGCCGTTCTTCGCGGGCTTCATGTTGCGCGCGCTCACCGGTGGCGCGCTTGTCGCCGCCACGTGCGCGATCGTGGGCACGTGGGTCGTCATCCGCGGAATGGCCTTCCTCGGCGAGGCGCTCGGTCACGGCATGCTTCCCGGCGTCGCGATCGCGACGCTTCTCGGCGTACCCGCGATCATCGGCGGCGCCGCAAGCGCCGTCGTCATGAGCGCGGCGATCGGTGCCCTCCAGCGGCGCGAACGCCTCTCCTACGACACGAGCATCGGACTGCTGTTCGTCGGCATGCTGTCACTCGGAGTGATCATCGTGTCGCATTCGCGCAGCTTCGCGACCGACGCGACGGCCATGCTCTTCGGCGACGTGCTCGCCATCACCGCGGGGGACATCGTCGTGATGGCCATCGCACTCGCCGTCACCGCCGCGGTCGCCCTCGCGTTCCACCGGTCCTTCGTCGCCGCCGCCTTTGATCCACGTGTCGCGCGCACGCTCGGACTGCGGCCGCACCTCGCGCACGTCGCGCTCACCGGCCTCGTGACGCTCGCCGTCGTCTCGGCTTTCCAAGCAGTCGGGACGCTCCTCGTTGTCGGCATGCTTTTGGCGCCCGCCGTGGCCGCCGGCCACTGGACGCGCAGCATCGGGTCCACGATGGCGCTCGCCACGGCATTCGGTGTCGTCGCGGTGGCCACCGGGCTCGCCGTCTCGTGGTTTGCCGCGACGGCCGCGGGCGCCACGATCGCCGGATCCGCGATCGCCTTCGCCGCCCTTTCGTCAGTCGCGGCGCGCGCGACCCGACGACTTCGCCTCGCGCGCGGCGCTCACGTCGACGCACGCCCCCTCGACCTCACGGAGAGCCACGCATGAAGATCCGCCTCGCCGCCGCGCCCGTCGCTGTCCTCGTGCTCGCAGGCTGTGCGCCTGCCGCCACGAGCGCCCCGCCGTCCCCGGATACGTCGGCGCCCGCCCCGCACGGGGAACGCGCCGGGGCGATCGAGATGGCTACGCCGCAGAGCACGCTGCTCTCCGTGGCGGCAGACGGAACGGTCGGCCTGCTCGACCTCCTGACGGAGGAGACCCGCGAGCTCGGTGCGATCGGCGCACCCACCGCCATCGACAGCGACGGCCGGTTCGGCTTCGTCTCGACGCAGCAGGGCGTCGACGTCGTCGACAGCGGCGTGTGGAGCTGGGACCACGGCGACCACTTCCACCATTACCGTGCCGAGCCGCGACTGACCGGCTCGCTTCCCGGGGAGGGACCCGTGTCGGTCACGACACCGCCGCTGTCAACCTCCGGTGCCACCGGGCTGTTCTTCTCCGGCTCGGGCGACGCCGTCGCCGTCGACATGGCATCGCTCGACGGCGGCGAGATCTCGGAGTGGTTCCGCCTGCCGACCGAGGCCAACAGCGGCGTCGTCGCGCCGGCGGGAGACTACGCGGTCGTGGCGGTCGACGATGGATCCGACACCGCCGTCGTATACGACGACGAAGGCGAACTCGTTGACGGCTCCTCCGCGCCGTGCGTCGATCCTGCCGGTGCGATCGCGACGCGCGCGGGCACCGTGATCGGATGCGCCGACGGTGCGCTCATCGCCATGACGGATTCCGGTTCGGTCACGTTCGACCGCGCCCCCGCCCCGTCCGACGCGCCACGCGCCACGGAATTCGCGGGGCGGAAGAACCGACCGACCGTCGCCGCGCTCTCCGGCGACCGCGCCTTCTGGCTGCTGGACGTGCGCGAGCGCGAATGGGAGCGAGTCGAGGTGTCGCACGACCTCGTTGCTGTCGCCGCCGCTGACGATGCCGACGGGAACGTCGTCGCAATCGATGCCGACGGCGTCGTGCGCGTGTTCGGCCCCGACGGATCCGACCGCGGATCCACGGATCCGATCGCGCACGAGAACTCGACGCTCACGGTCGACACGGAGCGCGCGTACGTCGCGTCCCCGGCGGAGGGCGTGGTGTACGAAATCGACTACGCCGACGCGGCGCGCATCGCTCGCGTCTTGACGACGGCGACGTCCCCCGATGCCGCGGTCGAGGTGGGACGATGAGCGGCCTCGTGCAGCGACGGCGCCCGGTCGGCACCGCCGCCCGGCGCCGGCGTCTTCTGGCGCACGCCGTCTGGCTGGCCGTGACGGTCGCCGTCACGGGATGCGCGGCGAACACCGACGGCGGGCCGCGCGCGGAGATCGTCGTGACAACGAACATCCTCGGCGACGTCGTGAACGAGCTCACCGGCGACGTCGCTCGGGTGACGACGCTGATGAAGCCGAACGCAGATCCCCACTCCTTCGAGATCTCGGCTCAAGCAGCCGCGCACCTCGCGGATGCCGACCTGGTCATCTCGAACGGCTTGGGCCTCGAGGCCGGCGTGGAACAGCACCTCGAGGCGGCTGCCGCTCAGGGCGCGCCGCGCTTCGTCGCCGGAAATCGCATTGACGCGCTCTCGTACGCGGGCGAAGCGTCGGGGCCCGACCCGCACTTCTGGACGGATCCCGCGCGCATGCTCGACGTCATCGATGCGCTAGAGGAGCGTCTGTTGGAGATCGACGCGATCGACGCCGCTGCGGTCACGCAGAACGCCGCCGACTATCGCGCCGAGCTGAAAGTGCTCGAAACCGAGATGACCGCGGCGTTCGCGGAAATCCCCGACGACCGCCGGGCGCTCGTGACCAACCACCACGTCTTCGGCTACCTCGCCAAACGATTCGACTTCGAGGTCATCGGCGCCGCGATTCCCGGCGGGACGACTCTCGCCTCCCCCTCGGCGGCGGATCTCGCGGAGCTCACCGACGCGATCGAGAAGCACGGCGTGCCGGCGATTTTCGCCGAGTCGTCGCAACCCGATCGGCTGATGCAGGTGCTCAGTTCCGAAGCGGGCATCGAGGTCGACGTGATCGAGCTGTTCACAGAATCGCTCACCGCGCCGGGCGACGCCGCCGACAGCTACCTCGCCATGATGCGCGAGAACACCGACCGCATCACCACCGGCCTCACGCCGTGAGCGCCGTTTCCTCCGGAAAGGAACCCATGAGAATCATCACTCGAAAGCGACTGTTCGGCGGCGGATCCATCGCCGCGATCGCGCTCCTGGCCGCGGGCTGCGCGTCGGGCCCAGCCGCCGAGACGCCCGCCACCGACACGCACGGTCACGACGTCGAGGCGGGATCGCGCGTCGCCGTCTCGCTCGAGGGCGAGGTAGCAGTGCTCGACGCGGAAACGCTGTCCGTCATCGACACGTTCGAGACGGAGGAGTTCACGCGACTCAACGCGGTCGGCGACGGCCGGAACGTCCTCGTCACGACATCCGCCGGATTCCAGGTCCTCGACACAACAACACCGGAACTGACCCAGACGGTGTTCGACGCGGACGCCGCTGGCCACGTCGTCCGGCACGCGGGACAGACGATCCTGTACTCCGACGGCTGGGGCGAGACGACGATCTTCGACTCGCACGCGCTCGTCGACTCCGACGGCGCGATGCCGGAGGTGCGCCAGCACCAGGCAGATGCGCCGCACCACGGCGTCTCCATCGTGCTCGAGGACGGCACTCTCGTCACGACCGTCGGCGACGACGCGGCACGATCCGGCGCGGTCGCGCTCGAACCCCACGACGATCATTACCACGAGCTCACGGTGTCGGACCAATGCCCGGGCATCCACGGCGAGGGAACCGCGAAGGACGAAGCCGTCGTCTTCGGCTGCGAGGACGGCGCGCTGATGTATCGGGACGGCGCGTTCCACAAGTTCGATGCGCCCGAAGAGTACGGCCGCATGGGGAACGCATACGTCTCGGAGACGAGCCCCATCGCCGTCGGCGACTACAAGAACGATCCCGACGCCGAGGGGTACCTGCTGAACGACGTCGCGCTGATCGACACCGAGAACGAGACCTACGACGTGCAGAACCTCGGCGACGTCGAGTACACCTGGCGCGGCGCGGGCCGCGGACCCGGCGACCGGTTCTTCGTGCTCGGCACCGACGGATCCATTCACGTCATGGACCCGCAGAGCGGTGAGTTCGACGACGCGTACCCCGTCGTCGACGAGTGGGAGGGCCCGGGCGACTGGCAGCAGCCGCACGCCGCGATGATCACGGCGGGCGACATCGCGTACGTTGCCGACGTCGCGAATCAGCGCGTCGTCTCGGTGGACCTCACCACGGGCGAGGTCCTGGCCGAGGGCGAGAGCCTGTCATCCGCTCCGAACGA
This genomic interval carries:
- a CDS encoding Ig-like domain-containing protein, with protein sequence MGWANERRGALAGAAIVVAASVTLAGFAVAYDGNPSAEVELDAGSVWVTKTSSEVMGHLNASSALLDGQLRGITNDQVDVMQRGDDVVIFDHGDDKIARVNGASMVLDGHVQVPAGSTVQRGGNTVALLAGDTGALHVLPVDEIGAFDAEEAEPVVEVGTTAVVTVGTDGTVYAYAPGSGLLTTIETGSDGSASGEPDQRRLEGISESDIQISSVGSTAILLDEATGTVHSTDGLATEIGEGDSARLAADADASDAVHVATASSLVSVPLDGSEPQRTSNGGSASAPAEPIVVDGCAYAAWQGTHQVRRDCAGAADDLAQTVEGASDDGLVFRTNGSEVALNDASAGTSWLASDAMQVINNWDDLTPPEGDGQDSDEVTHTDEAEIQPPERTAENTPPVAEDDEYGARAGRSSVLPVLDNDSDEDGDVLTITIDDQPESGRVQVVQDGQALQLTMPEDSEGASASFAYTVDDGRGGTDSARVEISVRDADENAPPEQKDLRPTVAVETGGSVTYNVLPDWIDPDGDNVYLANVVPAEGDEVDFTADGRVTYRSLSPYQGPLEVDVTVSDGTASATGTLSLDVRPVGTVRPVTNADHVAFYAGEMATVEPLLNDVNAASEDLMLSQVSETAGVSPQIDAQGRTFSITGETPGTYYLDYTASAGAQSAAGLVRVDVLEREDGNAGDPVAVRDIAYLPGGGEVLIDVLQNDHDPAAGVLVVQSVEAPGGSGVSAAVLGQSTVQLTDTAMLGEQVIVNYRIHNGDRAANGEIVVVPVPATDKVRPPIAVDDTATVRAGDIVTVPVTANDSHPNGDTFSVSPEFVERPDGDAGDLFVSQDEVRFRAAPDAEGQVSAVYSIVDSKGQRDAASLTINITPWNEDNNSAPVPEAVTGRAIAGAQARIEIPLERIDPDGDSVDLVGISSAPQKGRVTETGAGHLTYEADRGASGVDAFEYRVVDTFGAESIGTVRVGIAPPPEVNQAPHAMSDEVAMRTGRTVSVPVLANDADPEGDQIGLVPDSVEVLGGDLTAVTSKDRVIVTAPNDEGSGQLQYTIEDEKGNAAQGVVQVTVADDVPLEAPIARDDRVLIDDVTSDFTADIALFENDEDPDGTVDKLELDIAGVEKLSDDGTGTVRVAIEDRRRAIPYTVTDVDGGEASAFLIVPAKDDLRPVLREGAQIVVQSDTIVEIPLADYVQVAEGREPRVVSADGVSVKHGNGDSLVMDPQTLQYRSVYRYEGTDDITFEVTDGAGPDDPTGRRSVLTIPITVTEPRNESPEFTNTSTTIGAGDGPVTLDLAQRAFDIDEDDLSFSLADPGAVPNGMTATLEGASLTVEAGPDSRGDDATIDVLVDDGEADPVVGQVHVAVAASSRPLPAANDDKLGEVHQGEPVVVPVLENDTNPFEDEGPLSIVDAEIESGEASIQVEEGSVTLTPDEDFHGYVTARYTIGDITEDPDRYVQGRITATVLGVSDQPGTPNATQIGNRTATLTWTAPSNNGSEITEYLVEDYLGSGYTKTCKATVCELGGLVNDREYQFQVTAINDVGPSPVSDRSRVVRPDVKPTAPAAPSFTLEPGDRNQRLGIAWNTPENEGSAITGYLVRVDDGTQVTLHEFDGSTATRRIFEGLTNGTRYRFQVAATNRADVRAAGEWAWSPWSAFEKPATVPDAPQPPAIERTDQPYGENEFRLTWKTGKSNGGDGISQWTIRVHQGSDVVRRVEVPNDGPKHTIVLPNSASDYRFSVAATNREGRGGFSEKSSPIRSYSPPGPVTGVAAKPLDNAIEARWKQADPNGVRQDQVRYQYRVNGGDWRGLPNGFSVGDGKAKATLPATNGEDTTVSIRAVTSVDGEGTRTGEPGTAETVRPYGQPFEPQIFRAPGTTHAKNVAVDVTTSYNGRNIRRILLEVTDANGDKVTREWKKGESGEPSPGMSERFDRLFPPGTNARVKATVWDTEGQSSSTSTEIGVPRPSFKLTHEDSDPTSDRGSTFTLAWQNLAPPSDHYGGYTFVCEQWNEEDGKWERARYRNSWFGYANPSGRGQTTVECFPNRVEPGEYRVRIDDDFPQVPKGMRASNSVTVERETTDNTN
- a CDS encoding amino acid transporter; the protein is MTDKPTRRDLMKPVHLLGWSFVAALFAGFVTALSTGAFTGAGAEVVGNAWRLAAIVAGITFIVVVLMLALLLLVVDPREVTDPKDGPVLLRDRDAAAGDGENASGDAHDTDAGDDAAGADSSR
- the aztB gene encoding zinc ABC transporter permease AztB, with the translated sequence MVILLEPFFAGFMLRALTGGALVAATCAIVGTWVVIRGMAFLGEALGHGMLPGVAIATLLGVPAIIGGAASAVVMSAAIGALQRRERLSYDTSIGLLFVGMLSLGVIIVSHSRSFATDATAMLFGDVLAITAGDIVVMAIALAVTAAVALAFHRSFVAAAFDPRVARTLGLRPHLAHVALTGLVTLAVVSAFQAVGTLLVVGMLLAPAVAAGHWTRSIGSTMALATAFGVVAVATGLAVSWFAATAAGATIAGSAIAFAALSSVAARATRRLRLARGAHVDARPLDLTESHA
- the aztC gene encoding zinc ABC transporter substrate-binding protein AztC, translated to MSGLVQRRRPVGTAARRRRLLAHAVWLAVTVAVTGCAANTDGGPRAEIVVTTNILGDVVNELTGDVARVTTLMKPNADPHSFEISAQAAAHLADADLVISNGLGLEAGVEQHLEAAAAQGAPRFVAGNRIDALSYAGEASGPDPHFWTDPARMLDVIDALEERLLEIDAIDAAAVTQNAADYRAELKVLETEMTAAFAEIPDDRRALVTNHHVFGYLAKRFDFEVIGAAIPGGTTLASPSAADLAELTDAIEKHGVPAIFAESSQPDRLMQVLSSEAGIEVDVIELFTESLTAPGDAADSYLAMMRENTDRITTGLTP
- a CDS encoding acyl-CoA synthetase, translated to MPRSLQPSASRTLMVLRAVVAAVAAAIVTFTQARTGDFSLAVFQSFALATAVILVIELVLRRGDVARLLLAVAYVGGAALAFMLPGPAAERFHLALLIWAASAGIVELAGGLVARRAGSVDARDTITVGVLTCVLAIASLLVSPGYALDYFVAEANSWFTLTGTIIGVGLFGGWAAVIAVYLGIGAFSPAARTPVATKEPA
- the aztA gene encoding zinc ABC transporter ATP-binding protein AztA, which translates into the protein MSREILVRASGLCFAFDGPDVLHDVGIELCAGSLTAIVGANGSGKSTLIEILAGLRPPRSGSVERSESVALVVQRSRIPERLPITVRETVAIGTWGARTARRASRRAVDAALCSVGLSAFARRPIHALSGGQRQRALIAQAIVRDAGIMLLDEPTAGLDSEGRRSVRELLRRETARGRAVAWVTHDEADTAASDRIVRLAAGRRVA
- a CDS encoding ABC transporter; the protein is MKIRLAAAPVAVLVLAGCAPAATSAPPSPDTSAPAPHGERAGAIEMATPQSTLLSVAADGTVGLLDLLTEETRELGAIGAPTAIDSDGRFGFVSTQQGVDVVDSGVWSWDHGDHFHHYRAEPRLTGSLPGEGPVSVTTPPLSTSGATGLFFSGSGDAVAVDMASLDGGEISEWFRLPTEANSGVVAPAGDYAVVAVDDGSDTAVVYDDEGELVDGSSAPCVDPAGAIATRAGTVIGCADGALIAMTDSGSVTFDRAPAPSDAPRATEFAGRKNRPTVAALSGDRAFWLLDVREREWERVEVSHDLVAVAAADDADGNVVAIDADGVVRVFGPDGSDRGSTDPIAHENSTLTVDTERAYVASPAEGVVYEIDYADAARIARVLTTATSPDAAVEVGR